One Dietzia sp. JS16-p6b genomic window carries:
- a CDS encoding Flp family type IVb pilin: MSQVAAYYFTLYALVSDRFEDRKDRGATAVEYGLMVGLIAVVIIVAVVALGDTLDGLFRGVVGDLGGTVPE, encoded by the coding sequence ATGAGCCAGGTTGCTGCTTACTACTTCACGCTCTACGCCCTCGTGAGCGATCGCTTCGAGGACCGCAAGGACCGCGGCGCTACGGCCGTTGAGTACGGCCTGATGGTCGGGCTGATCGCGGTCGTGATCATCGTGGCGGTGGTCGCGCTTGGGGATACGCTCGACGGCCTCTTCCGCGGCGTCGTCGGCGACCTCGGCGGAACCGTTCCCGAGTAA